The following proteins are co-located in the Phragmites australis chromosome 10, lpPhrAust1.1, whole genome shotgun sequence genome:
- the LOC133930294 gene encoding WAT1-related protein At4g01440-like: MWNAGCTEQWMPTAAMVATNVVIAIMTALIKQALNQGMNRLVLITFRQMVATVFLVLIAYFKERKRRPKFTAEIFVYMFLSGVLGPVLLQYTLFVGLDYTTATFAATFSHMPPVVTFLISLAFR, translated from the exons ATGTGGAATGCAGGATGCACAGAGCAGTGGATGCCGACGGCGGCAATGGTCGCCACCAACGTCGTGATCGCCATCATGACCGCGCTGATAAAGCAGGCACTGAACCAGGGGATGAACAGGCTGGTCCTCATCACTTTCCGGCAAATGGTGGCCACTGTGTTCCTTGTCCTTATTGCCTACTTCAAGGAAAG GAAGAGAAGACCAAAGTTCACAGCTGAAATCTTTGTGTACATGTTCCTAAGTGGAGTTCTTGG GCCGGTGCTACTTCAGTACACATTGTTTGTCGGATTGGATTACACGACAGCAACATTCGCTGCAACTTTCTCCCATATGCCTCCAGTGGTTACTTTCCTGATATCACTCGCTTTCAGGTAA
- the LOC133931012 gene encoding WAT1-related protein At3g30340-like — MWGMAHIDEWKPVIAMLVFDLISAATTALIKKALEEGLDRLVLITLRQLVATVFLAPIAYFKERSTRPKLTLEILVYLFFSAAFGAALSQYTFFYGLQYTTATFAITFTNMAPVLTFLIAVVLRVESLNMKSNAGVAKIVGTLMSFAGVMLLTLYKGVALTHQAEPSVSPGHHAAAAESGKKSWTLGTVALLANCLCFSFWLLLQSRLTKKYPALYSSTAYMFLISSLQGGGLTAAIQRRASVWVLTRPMEIVTVLYTGILGSGVGYVLMTWCVEKRGPVFTSAFIPVIQIMVAMIDFFFLHENIYLGSVLGSMLMILGLYILLWGKKRDASVASAKEEDEEDKEMQVKS; from the exons ATGTGGGGGATGGCGCACATCGATGAGTGGAAACCGGTGATCGCAATGCTAGTCTTTGACCTCATCTCTGCTGCGACAACAGCCTTGATCAAGAAGGCGCTCGAGGAGGGGCTCGACCGTCTAGTACTCATCACACTGCGACAACTGGTGGCCACAGTCTTCCTTGCTCCGATTGCCTACTTCAAAGAACG GAGCACAAGGCCTAAGCTCACGCTGGAGATCCTCGTGTACCTCTTTTTCAGTGCAGCGTTTGG CGCCGCGCTCTCTCAGTACACCTTCTTCTACGGGTTGCAGTACACGACCGCAACATTCGCTATAACTTTCACCAACATGGCTCCTGTGCTCACTTTCCTCATTGCAGTCGTGCTAAG GGTTGAGTCACTGAACATGAAGAGCAATGCAGGAGTCGCAAAGATAGTCGGAACGCTCATGTCGTTCGCCGGTGTCATGCTCCTTACACTCTACAAGGGTGTGGCCTTGACACACCAGGCTGAGCCCTCAGTGAGCCCAGGTCACCATGCTGCAGCAGCAGAGTCGGGCAAGAAGAGCTGGACCCTGGGCACTGTAGCATTACTGGCAAACTGCCTGTGCTTCTCCTTCTGGCTTCTGCTGCAGTCCAGGCTCACCAAGAAGTACCCGGCGCTGTACTCCAGCACTGCTTACATGTTCTTGATCAGCTCACTGCAAGGCGGGGGCCTGACGGCGGCAATACAAAGGCGAGCTTCAGTGTGGGTTCTGACAAGGCCGATGGAGATTGTCACAGTCTTATATACA GGAATTTTGGGGTCTGGAGTGGGCTACGTACTGATGACATGGTGCGTCGAGAAGAGAGGGCCGGTGTTTACTTCAGCCTTCATTCCTGTCATTCAGATCATGGTTGCCATGATTGATTTCTTCTTTCTCCATGAGAACATCTACCTTGGAAG TGTGCTGGGATCCATGCTGATGATTCTGGGCCTCTATATTCTGCTGTGGGGAAAGAAGAGGGATGCTTCGGTAGCATCTGCCAAAGAAGAGGATGAAGAGGACAAGGAGATGCAAGTCAAATCATGA
- the LOC133931010 gene encoding WAT1-related protein At3g30340-like produces MLKTTNSSGVKHFEVRSKSGSAKVSLGGAIMLTFYQGSALTNTSSAISPASSSGHRQAGEHGTVRWVLGSISMLANVVRFSLWLLLNRKFTRKYPAVYSATTFMSLFSFIQAGALALSIQRSSISVWAVKGTIEIVTAVYCGVVASGIGSSSPASICSSSTSHCTLEAC; encoded by the exons ATGCTCAAAACAACAAATTCTTCAGGTGTGAAGCACTTTGAGGTGAGGAGCAAGTCAGGGAGCGCCAAGGTCTCACTCGGTGGAGCGATCATGCTCACCTTCTACCAAGGTTCAGCATTGACCAACACCTCGTCAGCCATCAGTCCAGCGTCCAGCAGTGGCCACAGGCAAGCCGGAGAGCACGGCACTGTCCGGTGGGTGCTGGGCTCCATCTCGATGCTCGCAAACGTTGTCAGGTTCTCGCTGTGGCTGCTGCTGAACAGGAAGTTCACCAGGAAATACCCAGCTGTGTACTCGGCAACGACGTTCATGTCACTGTTCAGCTTCATCCAGGCAGGAGCCCTCGCCTTGTCCATACAAAGGAGCAGCATTTCAGTGTGGGCTGTCAAGGGGACAATAGAGATCGTCACGGCTGTGTATTGT GGTGTAGTGGCATCTGGTATTGGGTCTTCGTCGCCAGCATCGATCTGTTCATCCTCCACGAGCCACTGTACCTTGGAAG CGTGCTAG